A genomic stretch from Corvus cornix cornix isolate S_Up_H32 chromosome 9, ASM73873v5, whole genome shotgun sequence includes:
- the SLC33A1 gene encoding acetyl-coenzyme A transporter 1 isoform X2 → MAPAIAAEEGGRQRRAGTRQHSLDVTAEPPPDGLPGDTEALLPAPARGCRAELGSILLLLVLYVLQGIPLGLAGSVPLILQSKSASYTDQAFFSFVFWPFSLKLLWAPLVDAVYVRGFGRRKSWLVPTQYVLGLFMIYMSTQVDALLGDGHGRGPDVAALTVTFFLFEFLAATQDIAVDGWALTMLSRENVGYASTCNSVGQTAGYFLGNVLFLALESASFCNKYLRFEPQPQGIVTLSDFLFFWGAVFLVTTTLVAFLKKENQELIPAKEETKGITDTYRLLFSIIKMPAVLTFCLLILTSKVGFSAADAVTGLKLVEEGVPKEHLALLAVPMVPLQIILPLVISKYTAGPQPLNTFYKAMPYRLLLGLEFAFLVWWAPKVKQEGGFPVYYYAVVVLSYALHQITLYSMYVAIMAFNAKVSDPLIGGTYMTLLNTVSNLGGNWPSTVALWLVDPLTVKECVGAQGHTCATAAAAELCTGAGGSCVTTLDGYYVESVICVILGFAWWFFLGPKFKKLQDEGQSSWKCKRSN, encoded by the exons ATGGCGCCCGCCATCGCCGCCGAGGAgggcgggcggcagcgccgCGCCGGCACCCGCCAGCACAGCCTGGACGTGACGGCCGAGCCGCCTCCCGACGGGCTGCCCGGGGACACCGAGGCGCTGCTGCCGGCGCCGGCGCGGGGGTGCCGCGCGGAGCTgggcagcatcctgctgctgctggtgctgtacGTGCTGCAGGGCATCCCGCTGGGGCTGGCGGGCAGCGTGCCGCTCATCCTGCAGAGCAAGAGCGCCAGCTACACCGACCAGGCCTTCTTCAGCTTCGTGTTCTGGCCTTTCAGCCTGAAGCTGCTGTGGGCGCCCTTGGTGGACGCCGTGTACGTGCGGGGCTTCGGCCGCCGCAAGTCGTGGCTGGTGCCCACGCAGTACGTGCTGGGGCTCTTCATGATCTACATGTCCACGCAGGTGGACGCGCTGCTGGGCGACGGCCACGGCCGCGGCCCCGACGTGGCGGCCCTCACCGTCACCTTCTTCCTCTTCGAGTTCCTGGCGGCCACGCAGGACATCGCGGTGGACGGCTGGGCGCTCACCATGCTGTCCCGGGAGAACGTGGGCTACGCCTCCACCTGCAACTCCGTGGGGCAGACGGCCGGCTATTTCCTGGGCAACGTGCTGTTCCTGGCCCTCGAGTCCGCCTCCTTCTGCAACAAGTACCTGCGGTTCgagccacagccccagggcatCGTCACCCTCTCAG atttcttgtttttctgggGAGCTGTCTTCTTAGTTACCACTACATTGGTTGCctttttgaaaaaggaaaaccaggagcTAATAccagcaaaggaagaaacaaaaggcaTCACTGACACATACAGGCTGCTATTCTCAATAATCAAGATGCCAGCAGTTCTTACTTTCTGTCTCTTGATCCTCACTTCAAAA GTTGggttttcagcagcagatgctgTAACAGGACTCAAACTGGTGGAGGAGGGAGTCCCCAAAGAGcacctggctctgctggcagtTCCAATGGTTCCTTTGCAGATCATCTTGCCTCTGGTTATCAGCAAATACACAGCGGGCCCCCAGCCCCTGAACACCTTCTACAAAGCAATGCCTTACAG GTTGCTGCTTGGCCTGGAATTCGCTTTTCTGGTGTGGTGGGCTCCTAAAGTAAAGCAGGAAGGAGGATTTCCTGTCTACTACTACGCTGTGGTGGTGCTGAGTTACGCTCTACACCAG ATCACCCTGTACAGCATGTACGTGGCCATCATGGCCTTCAACGCCAAGGTCAGCGACCCGCTCATCGGGGGCACCTACATGACCCTGCTCAACACCGTGTCCAACCTGGGGGGGAACTGGCCCTCCACGGTGGCCCTGTGGCTGGTGGACCCCCTCACAGTGAAGGAGTGTGTCGGGGCCCAGGGCCACACCTGTGCCACTGCAGCGGCCGCAGAG CTGTGCACAGGAGCTGGGGGTTCCTGCGTCACCACCCTGGACGGTTACTACGTGGAGTCCGTCATCTGCGTCATCCTGGGCTTTGCCTGGTGGTTCTTCCTTGGACCAAAATTCAAAAAGCTGCAGGACGAAGGACAGTCTTCGTGGAAGTGCAAGAGGAGCAATTGA
- the SLC33A1 gene encoding acetyl-coenzyme A transporter 1 isoform X1: MAPAIAAEEGGRQRRAGTRQHSLDVTAEPPPDGLPGDTEALLPAPARGCRAELGSILLLLVLYVLQGIPLGLAGSVPLILQSKSASYTDQAFFSFVFWPFSLKLLWAPLVDAVYVRGFGRRKSWLVPTQYVLGLFMIYMSTQVDALLGDGHGRGPDVAALTVTFFLFEFLAATQDIAVDGWALTMLSRENVGYASTCNSVGQTAGYFLGNVLFLALESASFCNKYLRFEPQPQGIVTLSANSREVTWFATAPLPQLQQTPPFRGGQSCVTHYFLFFWGAVFLVTTTLVAFLKKENQELIPAKEETKGITDTYRLLFSIIKMPAVLTFCLLILTSKVGFSAADAVTGLKLVEEGVPKEHLALLAVPMVPLQIILPLVISKYTAGPQPLNTFYKAMPYRLLLGLEFAFLVWWAPKVKQEGGFPVYYYAVVVLSYALHQITLYSMYVAIMAFNAKVSDPLIGGTYMTLLNTVSNLGGNWPSTVALWLVDPLTVKECVGAQGHTCATAAAAELCTGAGGSCVTTLDGYYVESVICVILGFAWWFFLGPKFKKLQDEGQSSWKCKRSN, from the exons ATGGCGCCCGCCATCGCCGCCGAGGAgggcgggcggcagcgccgCGCCGGCACCCGCCAGCACAGCCTGGACGTGACGGCCGAGCCGCCTCCCGACGGGCTGCCCGGGGACACCGAGGCGCTGCTGCCGGCGCCGGCGCGGGGGTGCCGCGCGGAGCTgggcagcatcctgctgctgctggtgctgtacGTGCTGCAGGGCATCCCGCTGGGGCTGGCGGGCAGCGTGCCGCTCATCCTGCAGAGCAAGAGCGCCAGCTACACCGACCAGGCCTTCTTCAGCTTCGTGTTCTGGCCTTTCAGCCTGAAGCTGCTGTGGGCGCCCTTGGTGGACGCCGTGTACGTGCGGGGCTTCGGCCGCCGCAAGTCGTGGCTGGTGCCCACGCAGTACGTGCTGGGGCTCTTCATGATCTACATGTCCACGCAGGTGGACGCGCTGCTGGGCGACGGCCACGGCCGCGGCCCCGACGTGGCGGCCCTCACCGTCACCTTCTTCCTCTTCGAGTTCCTGGCGGCCACGCAGGACATCGCGGTGGACGGCTGGGCGCTCACCATGCTGTCCCGGGAGAACGTGGGCTACGCCTCCACCTGCAACTCCGTGGGGCAGACGGCCGGCTATTTCCTGGGCAACGTGCTGTTCCTGGCCCTCGAGTCCGCCTCCTTCTGCAACAAGTACCTGCGGTTCgagccacagccccagggcatCGTCACCCTCTCAG CAAACAGCAGGGAGGTGACCTGGTTTGCTActgctcctctgcctcagcTCCAGCAAACACCTCCTTTCagaggagggcagagctgtgtcACTCACT atttcttgtttttctgggGAGCTGTCTTCTTAGTTACCACTACATTGGTTGCctttttgaaaaaggaaaaccaggagcTAATAccagcaaaggaagaaacaaaaggcaTCACTGACACATACAGGCTGCTATTCTCAATAATCAAGATGCCAGCAGTTCTTACTTTCTGTCTCTTGATCCTCACTTCAAAA GTTGggttttcagcagcagatgctgTAACAGGACTCAAACTGGTGGAGGAGGGAGTCCCCAAAGAGcacctggctctgctggcagtTCCAATGGTTCCTTTGCAGATCATCTTGCCTCTGGTTATCAGCAAATACACAGCGGGCCCCCAGCCCCTGAACACCTTCTACAAAGCAATGCCTTACAG GTTGCTGCTTGGCCTGGAATTCGCTTTTCTGGTGTGGTGGGCTCCTAAAGTAAAGCAGGAAGGAGGATTTCCTGTCTACTACTACGCTGTGGTGGTGCTGAGTTACGCTCTACACCAG ATCACCCTGTACAGCATGTACGTGGCCATCATGGCCTTCAACGCCAAGGTCAGCGACCCGCTCATCGGGGGCACCTACATGACCCTGCTCAACACCGTGTCCAACCTGGGGGGGAACTGGCCCTCCACGGTGGCCCTGTGGCTGGTGGACCCCCTCACAGTGAAGGAGTGTGTCGGGGCCCAGGGCCACACCTGTGCCACTGCAGCGGCCGCAGAG CTGTGCACAGGAGCTGGGGGTTCCTGCGTCACCACCCTGGACGGTTACTACGTGGAGTCCGTCATCTGCGTCATCCTGGGCTTTGCCTGGTGGTTCTTCCTTGGACCAAAATTCAAAAAGCTGCAGGACGAAGGACAGTCTTCGTGGAAGTGCAAGAGGAGCAATTGA
- the SLC33A1 gene encoding acetyl-coenzyme A transporter 1 isoform X3 — protein sequence MAPAIAAEEGGRQRRAGTRQHSLDVTAEPPPDGLPGDTEALLPAPARGCRAELGSILLLLVLYVLQGIPLGLAGSVPLILQSKSASYTDQAFFSFVFWPFSLKLLWAPLVDAVYVRGFGRRKSWLVPTQYVLGLFMIYMSTQVDALLGDGHGRGPDVAALTVTFFLFEFLAATQDIAVDGWALTMLSRENVGYASTCNSVGQTAGYFLGNVLFLALESASFCNKYLRFEPQPQGIVTLSGWVFSSRCCNRTQTGGGGSPQRAPGSAGSSNGSFADHLASGYQQIHSGPPAPEHLLQSNALQITLYSMYVAIMAFNAKVSDPLIGGTYMTLLNTVSNLGGNWPSTVALWLVDPLTVKECVGAQGHTCATAAAAELCTGAGGSCVTTLDGYYVESVICVILGFAWWFFLGPKFKKLQDEGQSSWKCKRSN from the exons ATGGCGCCCGCCATCGCCGCCGAGGAgggcgggcggcagcgccgCGCCGGCACCCGCCAGCACAGCCTGGACGTGACGGCCGAGCCGCCTCCCGACGGGCTGCCCGGGGACACCGAGGCGCTGCTGCCGGCGCCGGCGCGGGGGTGCCGCGCGGAGCTgggcagcatcctgctgctgctggtgctgtacGTGCTGCAGGGCATCCCGCTGGGGCTGGCGGGCAGCGTGCCGCTCATCCTGCAGAGCAAGAGCGCCAGCTACACCGACCAGGCCTTCTTCAGCTTCGTGTTCTGGCCTTTCAGCCTGAAGCTGCTGTGGGCGCCCTTGGTGGACGCCGTGTACGTGCGGGGCTTCGGCCGCCGCAAGTCGTGGCTGGTGCCCACGCAGTACGTGCTGGGGCTCTTCATGATCTACATGTCCACGCAGGTGGACGCGCTGCTGGGCGACGGCCACGGCCGCGGCCCCGACGTGGCGGCCCTCACCGTCACCTTCTTCCTCTTCGAGTTCCTGGCGGCCACGCAGGACATCGCGGTGGACGGCTGGGCGCTCACCATGCTGTCCCGGGAGAACGTGGGCTACGCCTCCACCTGCAACTCCGTGGGGCAGACGGCCGGCTATTTCCTGGGCAACGTGCTGTTCCTGGCCCTCGAGTCCGCCTCCTTCTGCAACAAGTACCTGCGGTTCgagccacagccccagggcatCGTCACCCTCTCAG GTTGggttttcagcagcagatgctgTAACAGGACTCAAACTGGTGGAGGAGGGAGTCCCCAAAGAGcacctggctctgctggcagtTCCAATGGTTCCTTTGCAGATCATCTTGCCTCTGGTTATCAGCAAATACACAGCGGGCCCCCAGCCCCTGAACACCTTCTACAAAGCAATGCCTTACAG ATCACCCTGTACAGCATGTACGTGGCCATCATGGCCTTCAACGCCAAGGTCAGCGACCCGCTCATCGGGGGCACCTACATGACCCTGCTCAACACCGTGTCCAACCTGGGGGGGAACTGGCCCTCCACGGTGGCCCTGTGGCTGGTGGACCCCCTCACAGTGAAGGAGTGTGTCGGGGCCCAGGGCCACACCTGTGCCACTGCAGCGGCCGCAGAG CTGTGCACAGGAGCTGGGGGTTCCTGCGTCACCACCCTGGACGGTTACTACGTGGAGTCCGTCATCTGCGTCATCCTGGGCTTTGCCTGGTGGTTCTTCCTTGGACCAAAATTCAAAAAGCTGCAGGACGAAGGACAGTCTTCGTGGAAGTGCAAGAGGAGCAATTGA
- the C9H3orf33 gene encoding protein C3orf33 homolog translates to MPERGGGGGSERAALALARLSEWADAHLGLLRGLIAGAAVAGVLLLARSLRVTTKFTSPLDIPVEFVEKNVKLRGKLHHITEKGLEVEHIPISIPFITAIQRKWQPEGLLLIRLAGVELAPGSTAWLQRELLPKQPLWFQLLGRDSSALECLVLVHKGGLFSVCLNEELLSQGLGRAARIEGLPHHSRLYWKLHKRLLRAELKAVKKNKGIWKDQSYSERIQERISSNKFLLRLKQFVSWVRSSTER, encoded by the exons ATGccggagcgcggcggcggcggcggctccgaGCGGGCGGCGCTGGCCCTGGCCCGGCTCTCCGAGTGGGCGGACGCGCACCTGGGGCTGCTGCGG GGCCTGATCGCCGGCGCGGCCGTGGCCGGGGTGTTGCTGCTGGCGCGGAGCCTCCGCGTG ACAACAAAGTTCACAAGTCCTTTGGATATACCTGTGGAGTTCGTAGAAAAGAATGTAAAACTGAGAGGGAAATTACATCACATCACAGAGAAGGGCCTGGAAGTTGAGCACATTCCCATCAGCATTCCTTTCATCACAGCCATCCAGAGAAAAT GGCAGCCGGAGGGGCTCCTGCTGATCCGCCTGGCCGGGGTGGAGCTGGCTCCAGGCAGCACGGCCTGGCTGCAGCGGGAGCTGCTCCCCAAACAGCCCCTGTGGttccagctcctgggaaggGACAGCTCAGCCCTGGAGTGTCTTGTTTTAGTCCATAAG ggtGGACTTTTCAGCGTGTGCTTGAATGAAGAGCTCTTGAGCCaagggctgggcagagcagcccGGATTGAGGGACTGCCTCACCACTCCCGCCTCTACTGGAAACTGCACAAAAGGCTCCTCCGGGCAGAGTTAAAggctgtgaagaaaaataaaggcataTGGAAAGACCAAAGCTACTCTGAAAGAATCCAGGAGCGCATAAGCAGCAATAAATTCCTGCTGAGGCTGAAACAGTTTGTGAGCTGGGTTAGAAGCTCCACCGAGAGGTAA